The sequence ACGCTTTTTGCCCGGTTGAAACTGCAACCCGCGGGTCTGCAGCCTGTTCGGTTGGCttaaggccgtgtttggtttacgGAGGGAAAAAATTGCGTCATCCAAACATCACATGTTTGGTTGTAATAGTGTAAAAATTGGGCCCAGCCGATGGGGCCATAGGTGGCACGGACGTTAGGCGTCCCCGGTCACATACCCCAGCGCAAGATGCTCATGCGCCCTCCCTGCCACTCCCGCAAAGAGCAGCAGCCTGCTCCCTGACGCGCCGCAGCTGCCCCTTCAAGCTGTGTGCACGTAGCAATTCTCTCAGTTTTGATGTGTTTGGCTGTACCAAACACATGGGaaagttttcatttttttttcctccacttcaaccaaacacggcctaagtCACGGCAGATTCACTGTAGCAGCTGGTTTTTGAGAGACTATATACTGTAGCATCTGGTTGCTGTAGCAGATTCTTTCTTTAGAAGCCCGATTACCCATGCGAACATATAATAATATACCGATACTGCGCTGGCTTACCAGCGAACCGAACGGGGCCCTGGCTGGGGATTGATGCGGGGAAACCAATCGGCTCCTTAATAAGGGCGTGATTGGTTCGGGTATGAACCGAGCCTGGCCTAGCTCAGTGGATGCAAAATCAagatgtttggttgcctgactTTATTCAACCAACTTAGTACGAGCTATTGATTGGTTGGCTGTTTCGTGCATGCATccagaattttttttccttttgtgttGTGCGCGCGCCTTGCAAAGCTAGAGCCAGGCCGCATCCATGGAGCCAGGCACGCACAGGCATTTTGCACTGCTTTAGCTAACCAATCACGCGCAGATCGCATTCCGGGAGCCTGGTTGACCCAAAACCAGGCAACCAATCAGCTTGTGCCATAATAGTGTGGCACGACCGATGCCCGATCTGTATCTGCCAGTCTGCATGGCTTGCCAGTCCCCTTCTTCAGAAGTCTTCTAGCAGGAAGCTCTCAAGTCTACCCTCTGTAAGGATGAGGCTGGGAAGGATAACACACAGAAATAGCAGAGTCGAACCAGAGCTAGCTAAATTCAGAAGCTGTATGATCGAACAGTCACGGTCAATCAAGAATTTTCTCAACTTGGCTTTATTACGCATGTCCGCATATATAAAAGATACAGGCATTATTTCAGAAATTAAAACCGATGTAACATGCCAAGGTTTGTCATACACTGCAATGCACAGACGGACTTACGGCTCGATCAGAGTGGCGTGTAATGGCATGATCGATAGATCATGCGTTGACTGACGCACGCGATGCTACCGCAGCACTCGAGTTCAATTCACGGGAACGCGAGGCCCGTGGCGCGAAGCTTgtcggcggcgacgccgtcCATCCGGCGCGCCATCTCCGGCGTCATGTGGCTctcttccagccgccggccACGCCCTTCCTGAAGAGCACCTCGCGTGGGAACTTGACGCGCGGGTCCACGTAGCCGGCCTTGTTCGCCTCCATGCCCCTCAGGCTGTCGAGGCTGCACAGCTCGACGATGCCGCCGAcgacgccgccctcctcctccgccgcggagaACGGCAGCCCGACGAACCGCGCCAGCCTCCGGAGGTTCCCGGCGGGGTCGCGCAGGAGCTCCTCGTACCGTAGGAAGAGCACGCTCTCCGGCCTCGCGGCGCTGGCGCGCCAGTAGCCGAGGAAGTGGTCCCAGAACGGCCCCCATGGCGTGGTGCCGTCGCAGGCCATGTCGAAGACTTCGCTGAACTCCAGGTCCGGGTGCACTCGCCGGAGGTAGTGCCACAGGGAGACGACCATGTCCTTGGGCTCCCTGCAGATGTACACGAccttgcagccgccgccggccggcacgGCTCCCGGGATCATGGCGAGCGGCATGTGCGTGTTCATGAGGCGCGGGGACGGGAGTGCGTCGAGCTTGccctcccggccgccggcgaacaGCCCCTCCAGGAACGGGAGGCACTGGTGCGGGttgaggcggcggagcgggtggtcggcggcggcgggcggatgcGCGTGGCGCGCCAGCGTGGCGAACGCCAGGGCGACGAGCCACGTGGTGCCGCACTTGGGCAGGCTGGCCACGATGACGTCGCTGGGGCGGGGCTCGAAGCGGCgctggagggcggcggccgccgggacCAAGCCCTCCCGCAGCCAGAACCCCTGGTAGCAGCGGAGCTTCATGTTGGACATCCCGGAACCGTACAGCATGGCAGGGCGGAGACCAGGCCGACGTGCTCTTCCGAGGGTCTCTCCGGCACGGCGGTGACCGTGTCGCTGTCGTCCTCGACGTCCTTGAACGGGACGGGGCCCACTCGCGCACTTGATCCGGCTTCGGTCGCCATGGGAGATCAGCTGGGCTGGAAAACCAATGCAAGATGGAGTGGCCACGGCTGGAAAACTCAATGGCAGATAAAAGCAACTAGGTAAATTGCGCGCTGCGCCGCGGTTGCAAAAGCGGTGTACATGGGCCATAAGGTTTGCTGGGATGGGCTGTTGCATCTTATGTGGGCTGCCTCGCTGCTGGTTCAAATGTTTTGTCTGTAGTATTTAGTGATGGTCTTAAGCACGTCGGTTTGCTGGCGCCGGCGGTTCAGGGTAGGTCGGCGTGACATTCCTTTCGTCGCAGCCAAGGAAGGTCCTGCCATTTAATGGAGTGAGCTGCTGCGTCGGCGAAAGCGAACCAGCACAGCAAAGCGTGCGTTCTCGTTTGCGTGGGTGGAGCGTGAGCTGTGCTTGGGAAGAGCTTTAGCTCTGAGCTAGGTGGGCATTGCTTAGGAGATGGCCGGCTCCGCTTGTGCATATACCGTGCGCTTTGGCCGGGAATATGAAGGTAAATGGTACTGTACTGCGATTCAATTTGGTAACAGCTGACGCCTTCTTGCTTCCGTGTAGGATCAGGCGTTCCTGTTTTTGTTTCAGCACATACGGTTTTGAACGATGTAGTTAAGGCATTAGATGGTTACATGCCTTTCTATTCTTTTAGCAATGTTGATGGCCTCTATGCGGCTACTGATTTTGTGGTCGTTCACTTACCAGATGAGATAGATGACTTTACTCTTCTTGAGGCAACCGGCCATGCATCGGCAACAAAGGATGGGGCAGAGGAGGCCACTGCGGAAGCGCTTATCTGTGCAGCAAAGCGTGAATTCGGTGTCGTGGTCATTGACTTGAATTTCAGTGAGGTAAAAGCTCTCCGGAAGGAGAATGAAACTCTTCGCCGGAACAACCTGCTGCTTAGTTCTGGTTGAGCTCAGTCGGTGGATCATTTGGAGATGCTGCAGAAGACGTTGGAATCAATCACAATCGACGCTCTTGCCGGTTGTCCAAAGATTTCAGTTGGTCAGTTTGCTCATGATGCTGCTGTCTGGGCTGAGGAGAATGTTTGGGGTGCGACTGCTGCGCGGCAAGAGGTCGGCTGCAGGTCCATGGATGAGAATTGAGCTCCACGGTGTTTAGTCTCAAGTGTCTGTAGTTTGTGCATTCGGCAATGTTTTGTGTACCCAAAAAAACAGCTACCTGAGTTTATCAGGCTCCGCATTATATCTATCTTGTACCTCTGTTTAAGAGTATATGTATGGTTGACCATGTGTTTGTTTAATATAATTGTTTTTTCCAAGCATCCTATATCAATCAAAAGTTTCATGTATACTGTCTCAGAAATAATTGAGCACACGGTAGATAGTAGGCAGTTGGGAAAAGCAAACATTTTAGCAACCATAGATAAAGTATTCAGACATTCGATGTCGAACCCAAAAGATAACAGCAGCATAAAGCATATTCACTGCAATACAAATTCAGCTAGAAGTCCTAGGTGCATCGAACAGGCATAGATTACAGTCAATGCGCTATAGATTCACCCAGGAATTTCTGATGGCACCCAATGCGATGTTGCAACAACGTTTTCTGCCAACTAAATACAGACAAGTTTGAAACCAGGAAGGATAACTGAGCATGTTCCTATTCAGTGGCATGTTCAAATGAGGAGGTGTTTGAGTTGCTGTGATGCAGTACCTTCTCATGATCTCAAAGCTGGTTTCTTGAATCTTGTCTTCGTAGTGGAGACAAACTGCTCTCTGAATCTTAGTTTGGATCTGTGCTGTAAGCGGTGTCTCGTGATGGAACACCCAAAAGAATACTGTTTGCCTATTTGTCCCTGTTACCAGGCAAAGTCAACTGCCAAAAGAATTGAAACACCATGCCTAACCGTGATACATGGCTAAGCATTCAAAAGTTCACAGAAGCAGGTAGCACCAAAAGGTGGGTATGTACAGTGGCTGGAACCTCTGGCTCCTCCTGCAAGGTCAGGTAATTTGCTAATAGATTAGGTAAATGCGTACAGGTTACATAAGCATATAAACGAATTGTTTTGCATGAGGTCATGAACGTACATAGCGGAGTGGTGTCATGCTTGATCTCATAGATGATCCCATCACTAAGGATCTTTAGGAGAGACATAGCAAGCTCATCAATGCGAGATGGATCAGTGTGGTCGCCGGTGAAGCTGAAACCAGTGTGGTTGTCTGCAGAGAGGGTATGTTCTTTTGGAAAAGCAACTATAGGTTCAGTTGAACTTTGATAAGGAAGAGAGGCTGCATATTTGACCAGCCAACATGATAATCAAAACAACCAGGAAATTCAGAGAGGCAACAATAATCGGAGGCAAACGAAGCCAACCTTTTTTCATCAGGCATTTGTTTTTAATCCTGGACATTCTCCTGTACCTATTTTCTCGAGCGGCGACACAAGGGGGCAGAAATGATCTCCTAAATATAAGGAAAACTTGGATCACATCCGCAGAACAAGAATGTAGGCAGCAAAATCCCAGGCCGGTCAGTCGTACTCACTGGGAACTATGCAGCGTCGCTGGCTGCAGGGACATAGGGCAATGGCAAAACAAAAGGCACTGTGAAAGGAGAAGGGAAACAGGGCACAGGCAACCACGGGCGAACATTTCGACCCGAAGCAGCGCTGGCACGAGCAGCCAAAGTGGCTGCGGCAGCTTcctcgcggcgccggcgccgcgaggCAACTAAATCCGGTATAGGACACCTAGGCCTCACGTTTCTTGCACTGGCAGGGACACTGTCCCTGCAACAGCACCGAGATGGAATAGGAACATCCATCTAAAGAATGACAGCAAAAGGGTAGTTCACATAAAAGGCACAGAATCATGGATCACCAGAACAGAACCACAACACGATAGCAAATATACATATACTATTATTCACTGTTGTCATCATAATAGATGATCTAAATAACCCCTTGATTTGCATCCATATTACACACCTTGACCACTATAAAGATAAAACTAAAATCTCCCTTCAAATATACACCTAAATTACCAGCGTCTGTATTATAAAAAAGTAACCATAAAGTTTGCTGTATATTGTTCCAAATTATCTACTCCTGCCACTGTTAACATATAAACTCAAATTAACCATTCATATTGCGATTCTATGAACCTATACAGCAAGTGGTATGAAGCATGGCTAAGGTGCACACTAAGAAGCCGAGCGCACACCTGACAACCTGCAGAAGGAGGCCAGCGGCAGCACGTTGCAGGAGGGGATGAGCAACGGCAATGCGTCCAACAGCCTGGCACCTAGCAAACTTGCCATACCAGcaacaaaaagtaaaagaacAGTTAGCAGTTTAGCCGGCAGGGCTGTAAGATGCACAGCTGTAAACGAACAACTCAATAGGCAAAGTACGAACCCAATGTAGGCAGGGCAGGCGGCGAACGGAAGACGGTTGAATCAGCGGCACCAGGAAGACGCACCAACTTCAGGAACCACCGCGAAACACACCCACGGACAGAGCACACGACCGACCGGGTACATGAACCAAGAATGCAAACATCAGCAGCAAATGGAAGACCAAACACAGGACCCGACTGATTCAGAGTTCGTAGAATCGCACAAATCTACAGACTACAACAGCTTTGGAGAGAGGGAAGCTTACTGCAGCTGTGGCGAGAGCAGAGGAAAATGCTGGGGGTCGCGTGGGCTGTGGGAGGGCGCCTGGAGGACGGAGGCGCCGACCGACCGGGTACATGAAGCAAGAACGCAAGCATCAGCAGCAAATGGCAAAACCACCATGCAATCCGACGGGCCTAGGGTTCATAGAATCGCACAAATCTGCAGACCACCGAGGTGGGGGGAGCGCACCTGGAGGATGGACGCGCCAGCCGGGTgtgcgctcgccgccggcgggatcCTCGACCGAAGCAGGGCTACGCCCACGCCGGCATCGCTCCCCCTCCGAAACCCTAGACCGCCGCCACCAAatgaagaggaggaaggggggGCAGCAAGAAGCCGCGGCGTCCCGTGGAGGCGGGGCACGGGTCCTGAACTGCGGCCCCACGAGGGAGAGACGGTGGAGCACGGCGGGCCCGACGCGCAGCGATAGGCGGTGGAGCACGGTGGGCTGCACCGCGGGTGCGGGGGCTCGCGGTGCGAGGGAAAACACGGCCCGCGTCGTGCGTCCGCTCCACTTGCGCCACGTGGCATCTCCGGGGTAGAGGAGCGCTGAGGGAGCTCCCTCTCCACGGTGTATAGGGGTTAGAGTATGGCCACCTCCAATAATCTCCACATCCGCGGAGCGATACTACTCCAATAATCTGGGGTATATTTTAGAGAGTTAGCCTTGCCCCCCGTTCCGCACTGACACATCTTCATTGGATTGGATCACACGAACAATATAACTATATAAGTATTGGCttagcaactccaacagattggtCTTCCTCTTTCCCCTTCCTCACTATATAGGAAAATCCCCTTTCTTAATTTCAACATATATGGAAGAAGTGCTCCAGCAAATTAATTTTCCCCTCTTTCTATATAAAAAGGGAGATGTGATGTCTCCCCTTTCTATTGGGGATTGGAGAGAAATTATTATTGGGGattaagaaaaaataaagggcAAAGAGAGAtggaaaatcaatctgctggagtAGTTTTTTTCAACATCAATCCCCTATATTGAGAAAAAGTGGAAAGGGAAAAAGGGAAGATCAatttgttggagttgctctagaTTAATCTTCCACTTTCTCCTTTCTCACTATATAGGGAAATCCccttttttaatttcaacatatatggaagaagtgctccagcagattgatttcCCCCCTTTCTATATGGAAATGGAGATGTGATATCTCTCCTTTCTATTGGGGATCGGAGAGAAATTATTGgggattgagaaaaaaataaaagaaaaagatagatggaaaatcaatctgctggagtaggttttttcaacatcaataccctatattgagaaaaaatgaaaagaaaaaaagagaagatcaatctgttggagttgctttTACTGCATCCCACCCTCTCTGCATGGCGCTGCACCAGTACAAGTCCACGACACCCCACCACTTGCCTTTCGCCGTCGTTATCGATCGACATCCTTGAACGGGAGGAGCCTATTCGAGCACTAGATCCGCTGGTCCCCATGGGAAGGGTAGTAGAACCACCTCTGATCATCTAATAATCACTCAAGCTATTGTTTGGCTCTCTTATAACGTATGCATATTAAACCCTTCATGTGTACCTAATATATTTTCTAATCGAATTAAAACTTTGAAAGAATTGAAGAGTTGATCCAATGATGAAGCACTAATGAAGAACTGAAAGTTGAACCAATAAGGAAGCACTAAGAATATGACCAAGCACAAATAACAAACGAGAGGAACTTTGCTTATGGTCAgcttttggggggggggggggggggggggttggcaaCAAGTATTTTGTCATGAGTTCTACTAAAAAAAAGTATTTTTTTCATGGGTGCATCTGCACCGAGTCTCTGCCACAACATACTCCTATGTAGGTGATTGGATTAGCATAAGTGCAGAAGTGGTTGGGATATACACTTATTCATCTTAACCTAGTCTCCCTCatttaattcctatgctattaTTTCTTCTAATGATGCTGAAGTAGGAAAGAGAAAAAGGTAACACCTATGATCTATGTGATGTTACGTTGTTGTCATATCTTAGACGCGAAGTTGCTGGTATTGAAAGCGTTAAATATTCGCGCATACACCCTCCGCTTTGTTTGGTTCCTCATATAGTTTCTCCGTTCATTTTTGTATATTCCTGTGAATTATCAAATTTTAACTAAGATCGTCGATATGATTTTAGGACAAGCATTACGAATAAAGTTTTTTTATAGGATCCACATTTTCCAAGTGTAACGACCcgaaaaatgcaccaaataaatcacacgctaaaaatatttttttcaaaactatTTTTCATTGTTGAGCTCAGTTATCCCTAAACCCTAATCCCCTCCCAATTTTTCCGCTGTCCTGTCATCCAATTTCAAACGCCGACCGAACCCTCCTCTCTTTTCCTCACCGCCCGTCGCGATCATCGCCGCGaatctctcttctcttttttctctctctccttcctccctctcctccctgccACGTGCACCCGAGCGCCGCTTGGCCGCAAGCGCtgcgcgtgccccacctcccctggcccgcgcaAGCGTGACcgacgccgcgcgtggccgaccgcggccgcggtcaccgccggcgcgcactcgccccctcctttttcttttccttttccccatttcctcttctcttttctttcctccatttcttttccccttttttctttttctttatcccatttcttttttctcttttctctccctctccttcctttctttcctctctcctccccgaGCACGCTCGGCCCGGCCCCCTCGCGTCCTGCCGCACGTGGCCGCCCCGCCACCCCTGCTCGGCGTGCCGCCCCTCCTTCCCTGTCGCGCACGCCCGGCCCgcacttcctcctcctctcccgtgCCGCATGCCCGAGCgccgctccccggcctgccctgccCCGCTCCCCACCTGCGCGCACACGCACGCCGCGACGTCACGGCCTCCCTCTGCTCACGCTcaagccgcgccgcgcctccctctactcactccattcttctcttatgagaggatgcttcaggtggtatcagagccgtaggttggccgtaggacgtgaccgcTAGAAGCGAGACCCCTTTTCCAAGCCTTTC comes from Panicum virgatum strain AP13 chromosome 4K, P.virgatum_v5, whole genome shotgun sequence and encodes:
- the LOC120701861 gene encoding uncharacterized protein LOC120701861 yields the protein MPRGASGADARRGPCFPSHREPPHPRCSPPCSTAYRCASGPPCSTVSPSWGRSSGPVPRLHGTPRLLAAPPSSSSFGGGGLGFRRGSDAGVGVALLRSRIPPAASAHPAGASILQAPSHSPRDPQHFPLLSPQLHWCVFLVPLIQPSSVRRLPCLHWFARCQAVGRIAVAHPLLQRAAAGLLLQVVRRSFLPPCVAARENRYRRMSRIKNKCLMKKASLPYQSSTEPIVAFPKEHTLSADNHTGFSFTGDHTDPSRIDELAMSLLKILSDGIIYEIKHDTTPL